CGCAGGGCCCAGGCGGTTACGCGGGCTTTGGCCCAGGCCAATCCCATCGCTGTAGCTAAGGCTCATGGAGCCTTAGTGGAGGATGTGGATGGCAACGTTCTCATCGACCTGGCAGGGGGCATTGGAGCTCTGGGCGTGGGCCACACACCAAAGGCAGTGGTGGAGGCCATAAAGGCCCAGGCGGAAAGCCTCATTCACATGTGCGCCATCGTGGCCAACTATGAGCCTTACGTGGCGTTAGCAGAGGCTTTAAATGCCCTTTACCCCGGGCCTGGTCCTGCCAAGACCCTCCTGGCCAACGGCGGGGCGGAGGCAGTAGAGAATGCGGTGAAGTTGGCCCGGGCCTACACTGGCCGGGCTGGGGTCATGGTGTTTGAGGGGGCGTACCATGGCCGAACCAACCTTACCATGGCCATGACCTCCAAGTACGCCCTTTTTAAGAAGGGATTTGGTCCCTTTGCCCCGGAAGTGTACCGCCTGCCCGTGCCCAACCTGTACCGTACCCCGCCGGGGATGACCCAGGAAGAGTACGTGGAGTGGTCCCTTTGGAACCTGGAGAACGCCCTGGTGGCTCACATCGATGGTTCGGCTTTGGCGGCCATTGTAATCGAGCCGGTTCTGGGCGAGGGGGGTTTCATTCCGGTACCCCATAAGTTCTTGAAAAAGCTCCGGGAGATTGCCGACCGCACAGGGGCTGTGTTTATTGCCGATGAGGTGCAGTCTGGTTCGGGTCGCACGGGGCAGATGTGGGCCATCGAGCATAGCGGGGTGGTGCCCGATCTCATTGTTTCCGCCAAGAGCCTAGGAGCCGGGATGCCCATCAGCGCTGTGACCGGCCGGGCGGAGATTCTGGATGCGCCCCACGTGGGCGGGGTGGGAAGCACCTATGGGGGGAATCCCCTGGCGGCGGTTGCGGCCCTCGAGGCCTTAAAAATCCTCCAGTCTCCAGGTTTCCTGGCAAACGCCCCAAGGATAGAGGCCAAAATCCGCCAGGTGTTTGAGCCGCTTAAAGGGGAAGTGCCGGCTTTGGGGGACGTGCGGGGCATGGGTGCCATGATGGCCCTGGAGTTTGTAAGGGATCCGAGGACGAAGGAACCTTGGCCGGAGTTTGTATTGGAGTTGGTGAAGCGGAATACGGAAAGGGGGGTAATCACCCTACGGGCGGGGTTGTACTCCAATGTCCTTCGCTTTTTACCCCCTTTAGATATCCCTTTGGATATGTTGGAGGAAGGCCTTTTTGTGGTGGCGGAAAACATCAAGGAGGTGTATGCCGTCCTTGCCTAAGCCCCTGCTGGTTTCTGAGGATGGTCTATTTGCTGTTGTCCAGTCCCAGCCTTGGATGGCGGAGGCCCTCGAGGCCATCCAGGAGGCTAGCTTCCCCACCCTCTCCCGGGAGGAACGGATGACCAGGGAGCACTATCTCTCCCACATGAAGGTGTTTCCTGAAGGGCAACACGCGGTGGTGGAACTGGCCACGGGCAAGGTGGTGGCGTGTTCTACCGATTTCCGTACCCGGGTGGATTTTCACCACTACCAGCACCGGTATATAGAGGCGGTGGCGGGAAACTGGCTTACTAACCACGACCCTAAAGGGGACTGGCTTTACGGGGCCGATATCGGGGTCTTGCCAGAGTACCGTGGGCGAGGCCTTTCCCGTTTGCTGTACCAGGCCCGTCAGGACCTGGTGCGCCGCTTGGGTCTCCGGGGGCATGTGGCGGGGAGCATGCCCAAGGGGTATCACCGCTACGCCCACGAGATGCCCATAGAGGAGTACGTGCACCGGGTGGTCCGGGGGGAGATTCAGGACCCAGTACTTTCCATTCAACTGAGGCGTGGTTACCGAGCGTATGGAATCATGCCGGATTATCTCCAAGACCCCTCCTGCCTCAACTATGGGGTCTTTGTGGTGTGGCGTAACCCGGAGGTGGGTTGGTGAGGGAGGTGTCTGGGAGCATCTACGTTCCCGATGCCCGGGGCCGCTACCAGCCTTACCGAGGCCTCTGGGTCAAGGCGGGGCGGGTGGTGGGGTTGGTGCCGGGGCAGGGTAGGGGAGAGGTGGTTTTTCCTGGATTTCACGATGCCCACGTGCACATCTGGAAGATCGGCCAGCTCCTTACGGATCTTGTGGACCTGCGCCAGGTGGATTCCTTGGATGCCCTGGTGCGCCTCCTTCAGGAGCGGGACCAGGCCTTGCCTCCCGGGGCTTGGCTCTTGGGGCGAGGATGGAACGAGGCCACCCTGGGAGGTGTTCCCAGCCGGGCATTTCTTGACGCAGCGGTGCCAGGCCGCCCGGTCCTTCTCACCCGCACCTGTGCCCACATTCACGCCCTTAACACGCAAGCCTTGGCGGTCGCGGGGATCGGTCCGCATACGGTAAGTCCTCCTGGAGGTGAGGTTCGCTATGAGGAGGGGCTCCTTCTGGAAAGGGCTTATGGCCTGGTGGAACGGGTGCTTCCCAAGCGCACAGTGGAGGACTACCAACGCTATATTCTGGCTGGGGCACGCCACCTCCTAGCCCATGGCATTACCTCAGCCACGGAGGCGGGGGCGGATCCCCTTCTCCTCGAGGCCTACCGCACCCTAGACCGGGAAGGTCGCCTTCCCTTGAGGGTAAGTGTCCTGGCTATGCTCCGGCCCGACGGGGAGGAGGTCACCTATCCCTTGCCCGAGTTCTACCGGTCGGACCGGCTGGTGGTGGCTGGGGTAAAGCTATTTGCCGATGGGGGGCTTTCAGGAGCCTCGGCCGCGGTGAGCCTGCCCTACCGGGATGTGGGCGGAAGGGGGGTTTTGCGGCTCAAGGCAGAGGAGATCTTGGAGCTGGCCCTTCCCGCTCACAAAAAGGGGTTTTTCGTGGCCACCCATGCCATCGGGGATGTGGCCATACGGGAGGTGCTTGCCGCCTATGCCCGGCTTTATGCGGAGGAGCCACGACCCCTTCGGCACCGCATAGAGCACTTCGGCCTGCCAGGACCGAAGGAGCTTACCCTGGCCAGGAGCCTGGGCGTCTGGGTGGTTCCCCAGCCCATCTTCCTCCAGGAGCTACGGGAGAATTTTATGAGGTACATACCAGAGCGGTTTCTCCCGTGGTGCTATAACCTAAGGCGCATGGAAGGGGCTGGGGTGGCCATAGCGTTTTCCTCCGATGCCCCAGTGGTGCGGGACCTGGCCCCTTGGCGCGGGGCTTGGGTAGCGGCTTTCATGCCCATTGCAGGGAGGGGTATCCCCTTAGAGCGGGCCCTTTTCTACTACACCCTCCCGGAGGCCAGTGGCCTCGAGGCCATGCGCCTTTGGCCAGGGCATCGGGCGGATTTCGTGGTATTTTCCGAAAATCCCTTGATTAATCCGGGGGAAGCTCAGGTAATAAGGGTGGAGGTGGACGGTGTGGCGGTCTTTGAACGTTGATCTCTCGTCACAGCGGGTTCATTGGCAGGAGGTTCCCCCCGAGGAGGTGGCCTTTGGTGGCCGTTTTCGCACGGGGAGGATCCTCATGGAGCGGGAGGCGTACCGCATGGACCCCCTTTCCCCGGAGAACCCCCTGGTCTTCGCCATCGGCCCCTTGGCGGGCACGGGGTTTTCCAACGCCAACCGCACCAGCGTGGGCACCCGTAGCCCCCTGACCCTGGGCATCAAGGAGGCCAACGGGGGCGGCACCTTCGGCTACGCCCTGGGGCAGATGAAGCTTGCCCATCTGGTCCTCGAGGGGACAAGCCCCGACTGGGTGGTCCTCCGCATCACCCGGGAGGGGCAGGTCTTTTTTGACCCAGCGGGGGAGCTCCTCGGCCTCGGGAACTTCCAGGCGGCCACAAGGCTTTTTGCCGCCTACGGCAGGAAGATCGCGTTTGCCCTTCTGGGGCCGGTGGGGGAGTATCTGGGCCTCCTTTCCGGCATCGCCTTTTCCGATATAGATGGGAGGCCCTCCCGCCTGGCGGCCCGGGGTGGCGTGGGGGCGGTCATGGGAGCCAAGCGGGTGAAGGCCCTCGTGGTAGAGGTGCCGGGGAAGGCGGAGGTCTGGGACAAGCCCAAGGTCACCGGGGCCATCCGCCGCTATGCGGAGCTCTTGCGCCAAGATCCCTTGGTGATGAAGTTCTACAACGCCATCGGCACCATGGGGATGGCCGACTTCCAGAATGCCTTCGGGGGACTTCCCGTGCGGAACTTTCGCCAGGGGCAGCTTGCCCCTCCGGAGGAGTTCCGCATGGGGGGCCAGTACATCGCCCCCCTCAACAAGGCCCGGGGTGGGAAGCCCACCCACGCCTGCATGCCCGGGTGCGTGATCCAGTGCTCCAACGTCATCGTGGATGGGGAGGGGAAGGAGGTGGTTTCCCCGTTGGAATACGAGACCATCGGCCTTCTGGGTACCAATTGCGGCCTTGCGGACCCTGACCAGCTCGCCCGCCTAAACCGTTTGGCCAACGACCTGGGGGTGGACACCATAGAAACCGGGGCCACCTTGGCCCTCTTCATGGAAAAGGGGGAGGTGGATTGGGGGGATTATACCTTCATGGAGGCCAAGCTCAAGGCCCTCTATACCCCGAGCGAGGCAGCCCGCTTCCTGGCCCAAGGCACCGCCCGGGTAGGGGAGGCCTTGGGGCTTAAGCGGGTTCCCGTTATCAAGCGCCAGGCCATCAGCGCCTACGACCCCAGGGTGGTGGAGGCCACGGGCATCACCATGATGGTGACCGCCCAGGGGGCGGACCACACCGCGGGCAATGCCCCGCGCCTGGAAACCCGGGCCATGCCGGTGGCGGAGATCCTGGAGGCCAGCTACCAGGCCCAGGTGAATGCTGCCGCCAACGATGCTCTGGGCCTTTGTGTCTTCGGGGGAAGCGTCACCAACAGGCAGGTGGAGTTCGTGGTGGAAAGCCTCAACGCCGCCTTGGGCACAAGCCTCACCCCCGGCTTTTGGCGTGAGCTTGGGGAGGGGGTTTTGCGCCTGGAGCACCGCTTCAACCACCTGGCGGGCTTCACCCACCAGGAGGACCGCCTTCCCGCCTTTTTCTACCAGGAACCCTTGCCCCCCAAGGGCTACACCGCCCGCTTCCGCCCTGAGGACCTGGGGCCCCTATACGAGAAGCTTCACCAGGGGTCGTAGAGCCTGGGCCTTTTGGCGCTAAGGGGTAGGGGTTCTCCTTCCAGGAAGCGCCGGGCGTAAAGGTGGGAAAGCTCAGGGAAGGGTTCGTGGGCTACCTTTGCCAAGGCGTAGACGGCCAGGGCGTCGGCCAGGGTTCTTAGGGCCTCCTTGGCGTGCCAGGGGCCTTCTTCCTTTAGCCTTGCCAGCGCCCTTTCCGCATACCTTTGGGCCTGGGGATGATTCTGGAGCATCTCCAAAAGAGGTTCATGGGCCCGCTTTTTGGCGATGGCCTCCAGCATGTCCAGGGCCTGGATGTTGGCGGGACCCTCCCAGATGGGGGTGATGAGGGCCTCCCGGTGCCAGCGGGCTACCCCGTATTCCTCCAGGAAGCCCAGGCCGCCGAAGAGTTCCATGGCCAGGGCGGTGATGGCGCTGGCGTGTTCGGCGGTGCGCCCCTTGGCCAGGTGGGAGAGGAGGCGGGCCAGGTGGTAGCGGGGGCTGTAGGGGGGTTTTTCCTCCCAGGCCTGGTCAAAGGCCCATACGGCCAAAAAGGCCAAGGCGGTGCCCCCTACCTGCCTAAGGCGCATCTCCAGGAGGTCGTGTTGGACCAGGTCGTGATCCAAAAGCCTCTTGCCAAAGGCCGTGCGCCGCCTCACCCGGAAGAGGGCCTCGAGGTGGGCCTTTTTGCCGATGCCCATGGCGGCCACCGCATTGGCCAGACGGCTTACGGTGAGGGTCTCTAAAGTGTAATAGATACCCTCCTCCAACCGGCCAATGGGATAGGCTAGACTTCCTTCTAGTTCCACCTCCCCCGAGGGCACGGCCCGGGTGGCCAGCTTCTCCTTAAAGCGGCGCACGGTGAAGTTGAGCCGGCCCTCCACCTCCCTGGGCAGGAGGAAGAGGCCAAGCCCTTTGGGCCCTTCGGGGGCCCCTTCTGGCCTGGCAGTCACCAGGGCGTAGTCGGCCAGGCCCGCCCCGGAGGCGAAGTACTTGTCCCCTTGGTAAAGGCGGAAGGCTTCCCCCTCCCGTTTGGCCAGGGTGCGGTTGGCCCCAAGGTCGCTTCCCCCTTGGATCTCCGTCATCCAGGTGGCGCCGAAGGCCGGGCCGTAAAGGAGTTCCCGCTTCACCGCCTCCCATTCTGGGGCGTACTTGTGCAGAGCATAGGCTACCTGATGGGTAATGGTGAGGATGCAGTAGAGCCCCCCATCCGCCAAGAGGTAGCCGAAGGCGTAGTGCAGGGGCCAGCCTTGGCCCTCGTAGGCGGGGCGGATCATGGGGCGGAGCTTGTCCAAAAGGGCCTTCTGCGCCGGGGAGAGGAGGGCCCGGTCCATGCGGTTTCCATCCAGGTCGTGCATCTTTAGGCGGGGTGGGGCGTCTTGATCTATGTGGTGGGCCACCTCCAGCACCTCTTCCCCCACCAGCTTCCCGAAGGTGGACAGGGCTTCTTGGGGTAGGCCGGGGGTGAAGGTGTCCAGTACTACTTTTAGGTCTGGGTCAAGGTTATAGTGATCCTGTCCTTGGCTGTAAAAAAGCAGGCTCATGGTGTCCTCCGAGGCCCAGGGTAATCCCGGGGGTGCGGGGGCGTCAAGTAGTTTGGGGAGGTCCCAGTGGTGGACGGAGCGGTAATCCCGGGGGTGCGGGGGCGTCAAGGTGGGATAGCTGGCAATCAAATAGTTTGAACTGAAATAATATCTTTGCCATGGTG
The window above is part of the Thermus albus genome. Proteins encoded here:
- a CDS encoding aldehyde ferredoxin oxidoreductase C-terminal domain-containing protein translates to MWRSLNVDLSSQRVHWQEVPPEEVAFGGRFRTGRILMEREAYRMDPLSPENPLVFAIGPLAGTGFSNANRTSVGTRSPLTLGIKEANGGGTFGYALGQMKLAHLVLEGTSPDWVVLRITREGQVFFDPAGELLGLGNFQAATRLFAAYGRKIAFALLGPVGEYLGLLSGIAFSDIDGRPSRLAARGGVGAVMGAKRVKALVVEVPGKAEVWDKPKVTGAIRRYAELLRQDPLVMKFYNAIGTMGMADFQNAFGGLPVRNFRQGQLAPPEEFRMGGQYIAPLNKARGGKPTHACMPGCVIQCSNVIVDGEGKEVVSPLEYETIGLLGTNCGLADPDQLARLNRLANDLGVDTIETGATLALFMEKGEVDWGDYTFMEAKLKALYTPSEAARFLAQGTARVGEALGLKRVPVIKRQAISAYDPRVVEATGITMMVTAQGADHTAGNAPRLETRAMPVAEILEASYQAQVNAAANDALGLCVFGGSVTNRQVEFVVESLNAALGTSLTPGFWRELGEGVLRLEHRFNHLAGFTHQEDRLPAFFYQEPLPPKGYTARFRPEDLGPLYEKLHQGS
- a CDS encoding GNAT family N-acetyltransferase, which gives rise to MPSLPKPLLVSEDGLFAVVQSQPWMAEALEAIQEASFPTLSREERMTREHYLSHMKVFPEGQHAVVELATGKVVACSTDFRTRVDFHHYQHRYIEAVAGNWLTNHDPKGDWLYGADIGVLPEYRGRGLSRLLYQARQDLVRRLGLRGHVAGSMPKGYHRYAHEMPIEEYVHRVVRGEIQDPVLSIQLRRGYRAYGIMPDYLQDPSCLNYGVFVVWRNPEVGW
- a CDS encoding amidohydrolase codes for the protein MREVSGSIYVPDARGRYQPYRGLWVKAGRVVGLVPGQGRGEVVFPGFHDAHVHIWKIGQLLTDLVDLRQVDSLDALVRLLQERDQALPPGAWLLGRGWNEATLGGVPSRAFLDAAVPGRPVLLTRTCAHIHALNTQALAVAGIGPHTVSPPGGEVRYEEGLLLERAYGLVERVLPKRTVEDYQRYILAGARHLLAHGITSATEAGADPLLLEAYRTLDREGRLPLRVSVLAMLRPDGEEVTYPLPEFYRSDRLVVAGVKLFADGGLSGASAAVSLPYRDVGGRGVLRLKAEEILELALPAHKKGFFVATHAIGDVAIREVLAAYARLYAEEPRPLRHRIEHFGLPGPKELTLARSLGVWVVPQPIFLQELRENFMRYIPERFLPWCYNLRRMEGAGVAIAFSSDAPVVRDLAPWRGAWVAAFMPIAGRGIPLERALFYYTLPEASGLEAMRLWPGHRADFVVFSENPLINPGEAQVIRVEVDGVAVFER
- a CDS encoding acyl-CoA dehydrogenase family protein — translated: MSLLFYSQGQDHYNLDPDLKVVLDTFTPGLPQEALSTFGKLVGEEVLEVAHHIDQDAPPRLKMHDLDGNRMDRALLSPAQKALLDKLRPMIRPAYEGQGWPLHYAFGYLLADGGLYCILTITHQVAYALHKYAPEWEAVKRELLYGPAFGATWMTEIQGGSDLGANRTLAKREGEAFRLYQGDKYFASGAGLADYALVTARPEGAPEGPKGLGLFLLPREVEGRLNFTVRRFKEKLATRAVPSGEVELEGSLAYPIGRLEEGIYYTLETLTVSRLANAVAAMGIGKKAHLEALFRVRRRTAFGKRLLDHDLVQHDLLEMRLRQVGGTALAFLAVWAFDQAWEEKPPYSPRYHLARLLSHLAKGRTAEHASAITALAMELFGGLGFLEEYGVARWHREALITPIWEGPANIQALDMLEAIAKKRAHEPLLEMLQNHPQAQRYAERALARLKEEGPWHAKEALRTLADALAVYALAKVAHEPFPELSHLYARRFLEGEPLPLSAKRPRLYDPW
- a CDS encoding aspartate aminotransferase family protein, with amino-acid sequence MGYIQLKTAIPGPRSLALMERRAQAVTRALAQANPIAVAKAHGALVEDVDGNVLIDLAGGIGALGVGHTPKAVVEAIKAQAESLIHMCAIVANYEPYVALAEALNALYPGPGPAKTLLANGGAEAVENAVKLARAYTGRAGVMVFEGAYHGRTNLTMAMTSKYALFKKGFGPFAPEVYRLPVPNLYRTPPGMTQEEYVEWSLWNLENALVAHIDGSALAAIVIEPVLGEGGFIPVPHKFLKKLREIADRTGAVFIADEVQSGSGRTGQMWAIEHSGVVPDLIVSAKSLGAGMPISAVTGRAEILDAPHVGGVGSTYGGNPLAAVAALEALKILQSPGFLANAPRIEAKIRQVFEPLKGEVPALGDVRGMGAMMALEFVRDPRTKEPWPEFVLELVKRNTERGVITLRAGLYSNVLRFLPPLDIPLDMLEEGLFVVAENIKEVYAVLA